A genomic stretch from Chloroflexota bacterium includes:
- a CDS encoding methyltransferase domain-containing protein, translating to MHRSLLAILACPECHASLVLKDAHPIDPIQSGSLQCAFCNRVYQIINGIPRFASTEADYVGNFGWQWEKFRRTQVDQLNGTRESENRFRVETGWNPEGVKDALVLDVGCGSGRFSAIAAKWGARVVAIDLAPGAVEACSRTMTEIGAEIDVVQASLYKLPFRPQAFDRIYSLGVLQHTPDPKEAMEALPPFLKPGGSLAYWIYEKRWYRFLMIRNYIRVVTQRLPRKANWAISLLLVCFFFPVALPMSFIPILKKLQPLLPISPRIWWGRLTLKQSWHWTTLDTFDSYSAKYEISQREKDVRKSLTRAGMTDIQRTPARGMAITARRPLPGR from the coding sequence ATGCATCGTAGCTTGCTCGCAATCCTCGCCTGCCCTGAGTGCCACGCGTCCCTTGTCCTGAAGGATGCCCACCCGATTGACCCTATTCAAAGCGGCTCATTACAATGCGCCTTTTGTAATCGCGTCTATCAAATCATCAACGGCATACCGCGCTTCGCTTCCACGGAAGCTGACTACGTCGGCAACTTTGGCTGGCAATGGGAGAAGTTCCGGAGAACCCAAGTTGACCAATTGAACGGGACACGCGAGTCCGAAAACCGGTTTCGTGTAGAAACCGGATGGAATCCCGAGGGAGTCAAAGACGCTTTGGTTCTCGATGTAGGCTGTGGCTCCGGGCGGTTTAGCGCTATAGCTGCGAAGTGGGGGGCAAGAGTCGTCGCAATTGATCTTGCCCCCGGCGCCGTAGAGGCCTGCAGCAGAACGATGACCGAGATCGGAGCAGAAATAGATGTCGTCCAGGCTTCCCTTTACAAGCTTCCTTTTCGCCCTCAAGCCTTTGACAGGATCTATTCCCTCGGAGTGCTCCAGCACACTCCCGATCCAAAGGAAGCCATGGAAGCACTCCCACCATTCCTCAAGCCAGGCGGCTCTCTCGCCTACTGGATCTACGAGAAGCGCTGGTACAGATTCCTGATGATCCGAAATTACATCCGTGTCGTGACACAGAGACTTCCACGGAAAGCAAACTGGGCTATAAGTCTCCTCCTGGTCTGCTTTTTCTTTCCGGTGGCGCTTCCTATGTCATTCATTCCGATCCTGAAAAAACTCCAGCCCTTACTACCGATATCACCCAGGATCTGGTGGGGGCGGTTGACTCTGAAGCAATCGTGGCATTGGACGACCCTGGACACCTTTGACTCATATTCTGCCAAGTACGAAATAAGCCAACGCGAGAAGGATGTTCGAAAAAGCCTCACGCGCGCGGGCATGACCGATATTCAGCGAACGCCCGCTCGAGGCATGGCAATCACCGCGAGGAGACCGCTCCCTGGACGGTGA